Within the Candidatus Eremiobacterota bacterium genome, the region AGAACGGCGTCGGCAACGAAGAGCTGCTCGCTGCGGCGTTCGGCGCCGACAACGTGGTCGCCGCGGCGCTCACCGTCCCGGTCGACGTCGACGACAACGGCAAGAGCGTCGCGGCGAAGGGCGGCGGGATCGCGTTCGCGCCGGTCGGCTCGGCGAGCCCGCACAACTGGCTGCTCGCCGCGTTCGGCGCGACCGGGTTGCCGACGCGCGCCGTCTCCGACTACCGCGCGCTGAAGTGGTCGAAGCTCGCCTTGAACGTCGTCGCGAACGCGGCCTGCGCGATCCTCGACGTCCTGCCGGACCGGCTGGTGCACTATCACCAAGTCTTCCGGCTGGAGATCCTGGCGATTCGCGAGGTGCGCGCGACGATGAAGGCGCTGGGGATCGCGGCGATCGACTTGCCGCGCTACCCCGTGCGCGCGCTGCAAGGAATCGCCGCGCTGCCGAGCCCGGTGGCGCGCGCCGCGCTCGCCTCGCGGATCGCCGGCGGGCGCGGGACGAAACCGCCCTCGCTGCTGCTCGACCTGCGCAGCGCGAAACACCGCACCGAGGTCGACGTGTTGAACGGAGCGGTCGCGCGCGCGGCGCGCGAGGCCGGCGTTCCGGCGCCGGTGAACGCGGCGTACGCGCGGATCGTGAGCGACGTCGCGCACATGCCGCAGAAGTGGGCCAAGTACCGCGAGCGCCCCTCGGCGCTCGTCGCCGAAGTGGGCAACCGATAGCGATGGAGACCACGTGAGACATCCCAACGTTCCCGAGTCCCTGGAAGGCTGGGCGATCCTGCACCGGATGTTCCGGTTCGACCGGCGCCGCTGGGACGCGCTCGGCCCCGAGCGCGCGGCCTCGATCGAGCGCGAGGCGAGGGAGCTGCTCGCGCAGCCGGCGCGCGATGCCGACGCCGACGTCGGGCTTGCGCAGCTGCTCGGCCACAAGGGCGAGCTGATGCTCACCCACTACGCGCGCTCGTTCGACGCGCTCGGCGAGGTGCAGGCGCGCGTCGACAAGCTCGCGCTGCGCGACTACCTCGAACCGATGGAGTCGTACGTCTCGGTGCTCGAGCTGGGGCTCTACGCGGACACGGCGAAGATCCATGCCGAGCTGCGCGACCGCGGTCTCAAGCCGCACTCCGAGGCGTGGAACGAGACGTTCGACGCGCTGGTCGACGCCGCCGCGCGCGATCCGCGCAACGCGGCGCGGCTGTGGGCGAAGATCCCGCAGCGCCGCTACGCCTGTTTTTATCCGATGAACAAGAAGCGCGACGGCGCCGACAACTGGTACGCGACGCCGTACGACGAGCGCGCGAAGATGATGCTCGAGCACGGCAAGATCGGGCGCTCGTTCCACGGTCACGTCACGCAGGTGATCTCCGGCTCGATCGGCTTCGACGACTGGGAGTGGGGCGTCGACCTGTACGCCGACGATCCGCTCATCTTCAAGAAGCTGGTCTACGCGATGCGCTTCGACGAAGCGTCGGCGCGCTTCGGTGAGTTCGGCCGGTTCTGGACCGGGATGCAGTTCTCGGTTTCGCAGCTCGGCGTGTTCCTGGCCGGCGAAGCGTCGCCGGCGCTGCTCGCCGACCAGTCGCCGCAACCGGTGCTGCGCTGATGTCGCTCGCGATCGACCACGTCGACATGCGCGTTGCCGCGC harbors:
- a CDS encoding heme-dependent peroxidase — translated: MRHPNVPESLEGWAILHRMFRFDRRRWDALGPERAASIEREARELLAQPARDADADVGLAQLLGHKGELMLTHYARSFDALGEVQARVDKLALRDYLEPMESYVSVLELGLYADTAKIHAELRDRGLKPHSEAWNETFDALVDAAARDPRNAARLWAKIPQRRYACFYPMNKKRDGADNWYATPYDERAKMMLEHGKIGRSFHGHVTQVISGSIGFDDWEWGVDLYADDPLIFKKLVYAMRFDEASARFGEFGRFWTGMQFSVSQLGVFLAGEASPALLADQSPQPVLR
- a CDS encoding ketopantoate reductase family protein, with the protein product MRVYVVGQGAVGSYLGELLRGIGNDVVYAPRQLDAVEPVDADLALVTVKAYDTPDAIETLRRALRDPAATTIVTPQNGVGNEELLAAAFGADNVVAAALTVPVDVDDNGKSVAAKGGGIAFAPVGSASPHNWLLAAFGATGLPTRAVSDYRALKWSKLALNVVANAACAILDVLPDRLVHYHQVFRLEILAIREVRATMKALGIAAIDLPRYPVRALQGIAALPSPVARAALASRIAGGRGTKPPSLLLDLRSAKHRTEVDVLNGAVARAAREAGVPAPVNAAYARIVSDVAHMPQKWAKYRERPSALVAEVGNR